The following proteins come from a genomic window of Yinghuangia sp. ASG 101:
- a CDS encoding murein hydrolase activator EnvC family protein encodes MYPTHSRRLGFLALIAATAGAVCWGTAQADDDTQAEKQRVDSQVQDVRVQLDGAVARLAAAESAYAEANAGMPAAQAALAETRRKLDEARVRDTDLRRRLEIAVEEEATAQRQLRDVEASMGSLRDSVGQVARRAYQQGSLSGLSVVVRSETPAQMMSRIEAFRTLMRADEAAIARLKAVHAEADGRQKALARARDQVQADREAAAAHVAELTRLEAEAATAATAVEKLVEQRRAALATAQEEKTADQQRYESLVAEQGRLTELVNRLNAPSRSGSRTDDQGGALSYPVDADISSTFGSRFHPILEVVKLHTGTDFAAPSGTPVRVAREGTVIAADYNTAYGNRVVVSHGRVNGVALTTTYNHLSRIDVAKGAKLTRGQIVGLVGTTGYSTGPHLHFEVLADGKFTDPMTWL; translated from the coding sequence ATGTACCCCACGCATTCGAGGCGCCTCGGATTCCTCGCGCTGATCGCCGCCACCGCCGGCGCCGTCTGCTGGGGCACCGCCCAGGCCGACGACGACACACAGGCGGAGAAGCAGCGTGTCGACAGCCAGGTCCAGGACGTCCGCGTGCAGCTCGACGGCGCGGTCGCCCGACTCGCCGCCGCCGAGTCCGCGTACGCCGAGGCCAACGCCGGCATGCCCGCCGCGCAGGCCGCGCTGGCCGAGACCCGCCGCAAGCTCGACGAGGCCCGTGTCCGGGACACCGACCTGCGCCGCCGCCTGGAGATCGCGGTCGAGGAGGAAGCCACCGCCCAGCGCCAACTGCGCGACGTGGAGGCCTCCATGGGGAGCCTGCGCGACTCCGTCGGCCAGGTCGCCCGCCGCGCCTACCAGCAGGGCTCGCTGTCCGGGCTCTCGGTGGTCGTGCGCTCCGAGACCCCCGCGCAGATGATGTCGAGGATCGAGGCGTTCCGGACGCTGATGCGCGCCGACGAGGCGGCCATCGCCCGGCTCAAGGCCGTACACGCCGAAGCCGACGGGCGGCAGAAGGCCCTGGCCCGGGCCCGCGATCAGGTGCAGGCCGACCGCGAGGCCGCCGCGGCACACGTCGCCGAACTCACCCGCCTCGAAGCCGAGGCCGCCACCGCGGCGACGGCCGTCGAAAAACTCGTCGAGCAACGCCGCGCCGCGCTGGCCACCGCCCAGGAGGAGAAGACCGCCGACCAACAGCGGTACGAATCCCTCGTCGCCGAACAGGGCCGGCTCACCGAACTCGTCAACCGCCTCAACGCACCCTCCCGGAGCGGTTCGCGCACCGACGACCAGGGCGGCGCGCTGTCCTACCCGGTCGACGCCGACATCAGCTCGACCTTCGGATCCCGCTTCCACCCGATCCTCGAAGTGGTCAAGCTGCACACCGGCACGGACTTCGCCGCCCCCTCGGGAACCCCGGTGCGCGTCGCCCGCGAAGGCACCGTCATCGCCGCCGACTACAACACCGCGTACGGCAACCGCGTCGTCGTCTCGCACGGCCGGGTCAACGGCGTCGCCCTGACGACGACCTACAACCACCTCTCGCGCATCGACGTCGCCAAGGGCGCCAAGCTGACGCGCGGTCAGATCGTCGGGCTGGTCGGCACGACCGGCTACT